One stretch of Oncorhynchus keta strain PuntledgeMale-10-30-2019 chromosome 16, Oket_V2, whole genome shotgun sequence DNA includes these proteins:
- the sh3d19 gene encoding SH3 domain-containing protein 19 isoform X3 — protein sequence MAEARREEAEELRDIRNRNQATDRTERNKSEALHSSQGPLSSIRAAIKRTRTSTQSEQTRDRRRPEITILSAEPFAANGWLPGASGGFTAALPTSQPIWGGSIQSDTQPPPSYDQVIKEKTQETVVTLTATRRRSTTIATQTDPVEDDTAAGPECTASSQPIEKRQSTVKIKPKKPPRPYLPKPLQSDSTTAIAVSDSGLIQVDATATNTKNQTDPKSAAAQPSPTDVSCAIPNTRSLTPSVSVQWDGPIIPSEPSTITTFLEPTVPSSSVPVATERPIPLPRSKSCKQTITEEVKVQTLVRLSDSGSSSVDDTAVEAPPSGKYLQELLDVFCPVDLCDQNTSDNQTPTDVSDQSEEGDEDGDMAALHSQRNIRARIQAFESQEGDGEPEFKQPEPLPRNVHLKPPVISAKPAPALAPKPSIKKPSNGNNYQGAISIFSTPFIPSIPTPAPRPMLHRKPSIVPEPKEPEPEAPPPAKTALLSRSRLSIAARAKNLFPQEEDEPRLVPPISPEKPRKEPLGLNLNNHNSASITTTEAVNEYMDNPTNYIPVNPVRSDVGGGSSFSRQTVTRRPTTIRVPSKGNLFDGTLDNPPPLPAQKPVGSLPSSVTRKQSISTRFPFQESFDSEPIPGLPPRPGGTKVLPPRPPPAKVGPGRPPPPRINGPRQSLSTRRAPASSAAPSPKQPQAQKPKKKGPVLPPRPNPGHCLYNQYTLGLPHGIAEFDYSGRDTGELSFQKNQLLLLIEQLDHKTFECQVGDIRGRVQKSHMKVITPLSSAPTKPALSQGVSTVGSRRDSSGLQVQVLHDFTPEGPGELGLREGDVVTNVEQVDSEWYRGSCRGSSGFFPVSYVKVMSNAPTLTNTKKARPPPATVSGPRCVARFDFEGEQSDELTFSEGDVIQLKEYMEEEWARGQIGAHTGIFPINFVDIIEDLPPPPQPQQSFPTKMALPAMVSSTKTQEAAKPIQSGSSGVEWAVALYDFVGQAEEELSFQQGDRILVTQHVDAEWCSGRLNGREGFFPTAFVETSSGNSPVLDRQQSVTNGEGSRGKALFDFTAECEEELSLKAGDIITNVESIDDEWFLGELRGKRALVPKNYMQVLA from the exons CGAGAACCAGCACCCAAAGTgaacagaccagagacagaag ACGTCCAGAGATCACCATCCTGTCAGCCGAGCCGTTCGCTGCCAACGGATGGTTACCAGGGGCTTCTGGGGGATTTACGGCAGCCTTGCCTACCTCGCAGCCCATCTGGGGAGGGAGCATCCAATCAGATACCCAG CCACCGCCATCCTATGACCAGGTGATCAAGGAGAAGACCCAGGAGACCGTTGTCACGCTGACCGCCACCCGCCGGAGATCCACGACCATTGCCACGCAGACTGACCCTGTGGAGGACGACACCGCCGCTGGCCCAGAATGCACTGCATCCTCACAGCCAATCGAGAAgagacagtctacag TGAAAATAAAGCCAAAAAAGCCACCAAGGCCATACTTACCCAAGCCTTTGCAAAGTGACTCTACCACTGCAATAGCTGTATCTGATTCTGGTCTTATCCAAGTAGATGCCACAGCCACTAACACTAAGAACCAAACTGACCCCAAGTCAGCCGCAGCCCAACCCAGCCCAACAGATGTCAGCTGTGCAATCCCAAACACCCGGTCTCTCACTCCATCTGTTTCTGTACAATGGGATGGGCCAATAATACCTTCTGAACCCAGCACTATCACTACGTTCTTAGAACCTACAGTCCCCTCCTCATCAGTCCCAGTAGCCACTGAACGTCCCATCCCACTTCCTCGTTCCAAATCCTGCAAACAGACAATCACAGAGGAGGTCAAAGTTCAGACTCTGGTCAGGCTCAGTGACAGTGGTTCCAGCTCTGTAGATGACACAGCAGTCGAGGCTCCTCCCTCGGGGAAGTACCTACAGGAACTATTAGATGTGTTTTGTCCCGTGGACCTATGCGACCAGAACACTAGTGACAATCAGACGCCAACTGACGTGAGCGACCAAAGCGAGGAAGGTGACGAGGACGGTGACATGGCCGCCCTTCACAGCCAACGTAACATCCGGGCCCGGATCCAGGCTTTTGAGAGCCAGGAGGGCGATGGGGAACCAGAGTTCAAACAACCAGAGCCTCTACCCAGGAACGTGCACCTCAAACCCCCTGTGATTTCAGCCAAACCAGCCCCAGCCCTTGCCCCCAAGCCCTCAATCAAGAAGCCCAGTAATGGCAATAACTACCAGGGGGCAATCTCCATTTTCTCCACTCCCTTTATTCCTTCCATCCCAACCCCAGCACCCAGACCCATGCTCCACAGAAAACCCAGTATAGTCCCAGAACCAAAAGAACCAGAACCAGAGGCTCCACCCCCCGCCAAGACAGCCCTACTTTCCCGGTCGCGGCTCTCCATAGCGGCCAGAGCCAAGAACCTCTTCCCCCAAGAGGAGGATGAACCCAGGTTGGTACCTCCTATCTCTCCAGAGAAGCCTCGCAAGGAGCCGCTGGGCCTCAACCTCAACAACCACAATtcagcctccatcaccaccacagaGGCAGTGAATGAATACATGGACAACCCCACGA actaTATCCCAGTGAACCCTGTGCGTAGTGATGTGGGTGGCGGCAGCTCCTTCAGCAGACAGACTGTAACCAGAAGACCCACCACCATTAGAGTGCCCAGTAAAGGAAACC TGTTCGATGGGACTTTGgacaaccctcctcctctccctgcacAGAAGCCTGTAGGGTCACTGCCATCCTCCGTGACCCGTAAACAAAGCATCTCAACCCGCTTCCCCTTCCAG GAGTCCTTTGATTCTGAGCCCATACCGGGCCTCCCTCCTCG GCCTGGTGGGACTAAGGTCCTCCCTCCTCGCCCACCTCCAGCAAAAGTAGGCCCAGGAAGGCCACCCCCGCCCCGGATAAATGGTCCACGTCAATCCCTCTCTACCCGTAGAGCACCAGCTTCATCAGCAGCTCCATCACCCAAGCAGCCCCAGGCTCAGAAGCCCAAGAAGAAGGGACCTGTGCTTCCCCCCAGGCCCAACCCTGGCCACTGTCTCTACAACCAATACACG CTTGGACTTCCCCACGGGATAGCAGAGTTTGACTACAGTGGGAGAGACACAGGGGAACTCTCATTCCAG AAAAATCAGTTGCTGCTGCTGATTGAGCAGCTCGACCACAAGACCTTTGAATGTCAAGTGGGAGACATCCGGGGCCGAGTCCAGAAGTCTCACATGAAAGTCatcactcctctctccagtgCCCCAACTAAACCAGCTCTGTCACAA GGTGTCAGCACAGTTGGGTCTCGTAGAGACAGCAGTGGTCTGCAGGTGCAGGTCCTCCATGACTTCACCCCAG AGGGTCCAGGGGAGCTGGGTCTGAGGGAGGGGGATGTGGTGACCAATGTGGAGCAGGTGGACAGTGAGTGGTACCGTGGCTCCTGTAGAGGCTCCTCTGGCTTCTTCCCTGTCAGCTATGTCAAAGTTATG TCAAATGCACCAACACTGACCAACACAAAGAAGGCAAGGCCCCCCCCTGCAACAGTCAGTGGACCAAGGTGTGTGGCGCGGTTCGACTTCGAGGGTGAGCAGAGTGACGAGCTAACCTTTTCTGAGGGAGACGTGATTCAGCTAAAGGAGTACATGGAAGAGGAGTGGGCGAGGGGACAGATAGGGGCCCACACTGGAATCTTCCCCATCAACTTTGTGGATATCATAGAAGATCTTCCTCCTCCGCCACAACCACAGCAATCATTCCCCACCAAGATGGCACTACCTG CCATGGTTTCTTCAACCAAGACCCAAGAGGCTGCCAAACCCATACAG TCTGGTTCGTCAGGAGTGGAGTGGGCCGTGGCTCTGTATGACTTTGTAGGCCAGGCAGAAGAGGAACTGTCCTTCCAACAGGGAGACCGTATCCTGGTCACACAGCATGTAGACGCCGAGTGGTGCTCTGGAAGGCTTAACGGTAGAGAAGGATTCTTCCCCACAGCCTTCGTAGAGACCAGCTCAG GCAACTCTCCAGTGTTGGACAGACAGCAGAGTGTGACTAATGGAGAAGGAAGCAGAGGGAAAGCGCTGTTCGACTTCACAGCTGAATGTGAAGAGGAGCTCTCACTGAAG GCGGGGGATATCATCACCAACGTGGAGTCCATTGACGATGAGTGGTTCCTGGGAGAGTTGAGGGGGAAGCGAGCATTGGTGCCTAAAAATTATATGCAAGTGCTGGCATGA